In Mercurialis annua linkage group LG5, ddMerAnnu1.2, whole genome shotgun sequence, a single genomic region encodes these proteins:
- the LOC126679776 gene encoding protein SHI RELATED SEQUENCE 6 isoform X3: MIGLHNIFLIAQPNSSSSPFHQHQITNVTDQFNNQDSWASLKRYQESSFAKKDSLNVLDHDQNQNSNYENNDKRSSKVCGDCGNRAKKECEFRRCRTCCKTRGYNCTTHVKSTWFPAARRREKHGGGVAGGSAGGSASSSGGGGGGGGTKRPRENVTATSNSFSTSNNNNAAASFSFDTGSNYQDASFKQSLPSQIRAPAVFRCIRVTAIQGEEAEVGYQAMVNISGHLFKGLLYDQGTDEKNLFPCISKMASTEINKDSASPIVHPSAVYPASTTHRLLQGNR; encoded by the exons ATGATAGGACTCCACAACATTTTTCTCATAGCTCAACCAAATTCTTCATCTTCACCATTTCACCAACACCAAATAACCAATGTCACTGACCAGTTTAACAATCAAGATTCTTGGGCCTCTTTAAAAAGGTACCAAGAATCAAGTTTTGCCAAAAAGGATTCATTAAATGTTCTTGATCATGATCAGAATCAGAATTCtaattatgaaaataatgataaaagatCTTCTAAAGTTTGTGGGGATTGTGGGAATAGAGCTAAAAAAGAATGTGAATTTAGAAGGTGTAGAACTTGTTGTAAAACTAGAGGGTATAATTGCACCACTCATGTGAAGAGTACTTGGTTTCCTGCTGCCAGGAGAAGAGAGAAGCATGGTGGTGGTGTTGCTGGTGGTTCTGCTGGTGGCTCTGCTTCTTCTtccggcggcggcggcggcggtggtggtaCTAAAAGGCCAAGAGAGAATGTGACTGCTACATCTAATAGTTTTAGCActtctaataataataatgctGCTGCTTCTTTCAGCTTTGACACTGGCTCTAATTATCAAG atGCAAGCTTCAAACAATCTTTACCGAGTCAAATTCGAGCACCAGCAGTTTTCAGGTGCATTAGAGTAACGGCCATTCAGGGTGAGGAAGCTGAGGTTGGATACCAGGCTATGGTGAACATAAGTGGCCATCTTTTCAAAGGGTTACTTTATGATCAAGGCACTGATGAAAAAAATTTGTTTCCATGTATTTCAAAAATGGCCTCtactgaaataaataaagactCTGCCTCACCAATTGTTCATCCATCAGCTGTATATCCTGCTTCTACCACTCATAGATTGCTTCAAG GTAATCGATGA
- the LOC126679776 gene encoding protein SHI RELATED SEQUENCE 6 isoform X2 yields the protein MIGLHNIFLIAQPNSSSSPFHQHQITNVTDQFNNQDSWASLKRYQESSFAKKDSLNVLDHDQNQNSNYENNDKRSSKVCGDCGNRAKKECEFRRCRTCCKTRGYNCTTHVKSTWFPAARRREKHGGGVAGGSAGGSASSSGGGGGGGGTKRPRENVTATSNSFSTSNNNNAAASFSFDTGSNYQDASFKQSLPSQIRAPAVFRCIRVTAIQGEEAEVGYQAMVNISGHLFKGLLYDQGTDEKNLFPCISKMASTEINKDSASPIVHPSAVYPASTTHRLLQDLQ from the exons ATGATAGGACTCCACAACATTTTTCTCATAGCTCAACCAAATTCTTCATCTTCACCATTTCACCAACACCAAATAACCAATGTCACTGACCAGTTTAACAATCAAGATTCTTGGGCCTCTTTAAAAAGGTACCAAGAATCAAGTTTTGCCAAAAAGGATTCATTAAATGTTCTTGATCATGATCAGAATCAGAATTCtaattatgaaaataatgataaaagatCTTCTAAAGTTTGTGGGGATTGTGGGAATAGAGCTAAAAAAGAATGTGAATTTAGAAGGTGTAGAACTTGTTGTAAAACTAGAGGGTATAATTGCACCACTCATGTGAAGAGTACTTGGTTTCCTGCTGCCAGGAGAAGAGAGAAGCATGGTGGTGGTGTTGCTGGTGGTTCTGCTGGTGGCTCTGCTTCTTCTtccggcggcggcggcggcggtggtggtaCTAAAAGGCCAAGAGAGAATGTGACTGCTACATCTAATAGTTTTAGCActtctaataataataatgctGCTGCTTCTTTCAGCTTTGACACTGGCTCTAATTATCAAG atGCAAGCTTCAAACAATCTTTACCGAGTCAAATTCGAGCACCAGCAGTTTTCAGGTGCATTAGAGTAACGGCCATTCAGGGTGAGGAAGCTGAGGTTGGATACCAGGCTATGGTGAACATAAGTGGCCATCTTTTCAAAGGGTTACTTTATGATCAAGGCACTGATGAAAAAAATTTGTTTCCATGTATTTCAAAAATGGCCTCtactgaaataaataaagactCTGCCTCACCAATTGTTCATCCATCAGCTGTATATCCTGCTTCTACCACTCATAGATTGCTTCAAG ATTTGCAATAA
- the LOC126679776 gene encoding protein SHI RELATED SEQUENCE 6 isoform X1, which yields MIGLHNIFLIAQPNSSSSPFHQHQITNVTDQFNNQDSWASLKRYQESSFAKKDSLNVLDHDQNQNSNYENNDKRSSKVCGDCGNRAKKECEFRRCRTCCKTRGYNCTTHVKSTWFPAARRREKHGGGVAGGSAGGSASSSGGGGGGGGTKRPRENVTATSNSFSTSNNNNAAASFSFDTGSNYQDASFKQSLPSQIRAPAVFRCIRVTAIQGEEAEVGYQAMVNISGHLFKGLLYDQGTDEKNLFPCISKMASTEINKDSASPIVHPSAVYPASTTHRLLQDSSAVLTNFPILFS from the exons ATGATAGGACTCCACAACATTTTTCTCATAGCTCAACCAAATTCTTCATCTTCACCATTTCACCAACACCAAATAACCAATGTCACTGACCAGTTTAACAATCAAGATTCTTGGGCCTCTTTAAAAAGGTACCAAGAATCAAGTTTTGCCAAAAAGGATTCATTAAATGTTCTTGATCATGATCAGAATCAGAATTCtaattatgaaaataatgataaaagatCTTCTAAAGTTTGTGGGGATTGTGGGAATAGAGCTAAAAAAGAATGTGAATTTAGAAGGTGTAGAACTTGTTGTAAAACTAGAGGGTATAATTGCACCACTCATGTGAAGAGTACTTGGTTTCCTGCTGCCAGGAGAAGAGAGAAGCATGGTGGTGGTGTTGCTGGTGGTTCTGCTGGTGGCTCTGCTTCTTCTtccggcggcggcggcggcggtggtggtaCTAAAAGGCCAAGAGAGAATGTGACTGCTACATCTAATAGTTTTAGCActtctaataataataatgctGCTGCTTCTTTCAGCTTTGACACTGGCTCTAATTATCAAG atGCAAGCTTCAAACAATCTTTACCGAGTCAAATTCGAGCACCAGCAGTTTTCAGGTGCATTAGAGTAACGGCCATTCAGGGTGAGGAAGCTGAGGTTGGATACCAGGCTATGGTGAACATAAGTGGCCATCTTTTCAAAGGGTTACTTTATGATCAAGGCACTGATGAAAAAAATTTGTTTCCATGTATTTCAAAAATGGCCTCtactgaaataaataaagactCTGCCTCACCAATTGTTCATCCATCAGCTGTATATCCTGCTTCTACCACTCATAGATTGCTTCAAG ATTCTTCTGCTGTACTAACCAATTTCCCAATTCTTTTCTCATAA